Proteins encoded within one genomic window of Kibdelosporangium phytohabitans:
- a CDS encoding dihydrodipicolinate synthase family protein — translation MDALRSVVLINATPFDATGAVATKDYAHVLDRAMAAGIEAVTPNGNTGEFYSLTPDELDTALAVTVETAKGRATVVAGVGHELGRATKMATAARDAGAEAVMVHQPVHPYLSEEGWVAYHRAIANAVPSLGVVCYLRSPHISPRAVRRLAVECPNVVAVKYAVPDAIAFAEMVSQTASEGAERLVWLCGLAESWAPFLWIAGAEGFTTGLGSVAPELSLRLFNELEAGNPKSAMRLWRKLKPFEDLRARHGNAYNVSAVKEALAQLEMCRRDVRPPISELPEAERAEVGKTLREWGIKD, via the coding sequence GGTAGTGTTGATCAACGCAACACCGTTCGACGCCACCGGGGCGGTGGCCACGAAGGACTACGCGCACGTCCTGGACCGCGCGATGGCAGCGGGGATAGAGGCGGTGACGCCGAACGGGAACACCGGCGAGTTCTACTCACTCACACCGGACGAACTGGACACAGCGCTAGCCGTAACCGTCGAAACGGCAAAAGGCCGCGCGACAGTCGTAGCAGGAGTAGGCCACGAACTCGGCCGCGCGACCAAGATGGCCACAGCAGCACGAGACGCAGGCGCAGAAGCGGTCATGGTCCACCAACCCGTACACCCGTACCTGTCAGAGGAAGGCTGGGTCGCCTACCACCGCGCGATAGCCAACGCCGTCCCATCCCTGGGCGTGGTCTGCTACCTGCGAAGCCCACATATCAGCCCACGGGCCGTACGCAGGCTGGCGGTCGAATGCCCGAACGTCGTCGCCGTGAAGTACGCGGTCCCCGACGCGATCGCATTCGCGGAGATGGTCTCGCAGACCGCATCCGAAGGCGCGGAACGCCTGGTCTGGCTCTGTGGACTAGCGGAGTCCTGGGCCCCCTTCCTCTGGATAGCGGGAGCGGAGGGCTTCACAACGGGGCTGGGCAGCGTGGCGCCAGAGCTCTCGTTGCGACTGTTCAACGAACTCGAAGCAGGAAACCCGAAGTCGGCAATGCGGTTGTGGCGAAAGCTGAAGCCGTTCGAAGACCTACGCGCACGACACGGGAACGCCTACAACGTATCGGCGGTGAAGGAAGCATTGGCACAGCTGGAGATGTGCCGCAGGGATGTGCGCCCACCGATCAGCGAGCTGCCGGAAGCAGAACGCGCAGAAGTGGGAAAAACCCTGCGAGAATGGGGAATCAAAGACTGA
- the araD gene encoding L-arabinonate dehydratase: MTGKSRQQLRSHRWYGGEGLRSFSHRARTRQLGIAAAEHTGKPVIGIVNTWSEINPCHIHLRERAEAVKRGVWQAGGYPIELPASALCGETFQKPTAMLYRNLLAMEVEELLRSYPVDGAVLMGGCDKTTPALLMGATSAGIPSIFVPAGPMLRGNWRGRTLGSGSDMWRAWDDKRAGIVTDDHLAELEEGLARSPGHCMTMGTASTMTSVAEVLGMTLPGAATIPAVDSAHTRMAAASGARIVGMVWEDLTPGTLLTAEAFADAVVTVLGLGGSTNAVIHLIAMARRAGVPLSLPDFDRAVPVLADIQPSGRFLMEDFYYAGGLRALLALLRPWLHTSRLTADGRTLGECLAGAEVHDPEVIRPLDNPLASGGGLAVLHGNLAPSGAVIKPIAADPSLMRHTGPAVVFDSYAQMQRDIDTVPVTPSSVLVLRGAGPVGGPGMPEHGMLPIPQSLLRQGVRDMVRISDARMSGTSFGTCVLHVAPESHIGGPLALVADGDPITLDVDARTLSLDVTDAELSRRRAAWVRPDSVFPRGYAALHAQHITQADQGCDFDFLSGAGSVPEPDAT; this comes from the coding sequence ATGACCGGCAAATCCCGCCAGCAGCTGCGCAGCCATCGTTGGTATGGCGGCGAAGGACTGCGGTCGTTCAGCCACCGGGCGCGCACGAGGCAGCTGGGCATCGCGGCGGCCGAACACACCGGAAAACCGGTGATCGGCATCGTGAACACCTGGAGCGAGATCAACCCATGCCACATACACCTGCGCGAGCGCGCCGAAGCTGTCAAACGAGGCGTATGGCAGGCAGGCGGTTATCCGATCGAGCTGCCCGCGAGCGCGTTGTGCGGTGAGACGTTTCAGAAGCCGACGGCGATGCTCTACCGCAACCTGCTCGCCATGGAGGTGGAGGAGCTGCTGCGGTCCTACCCGGTGGACGGCGCGGTACTGATGGGCGGCTGCGACAAAACCACACCCGCGTTACTGATGGGCGCGACCTCAGCAGGGATACCGTCGATCTTCGTCCCAGCGGGCCCGATGCTGCGCGGGAACTGGCGCGGCAGAACGCTGGGCAGCGGCAGCGACATGTGGCGCGCATGGGACGACAAACGTGCGGGCATCGTGACCGACGATCACTTGGCCGAACTGGAGGAAGGCCTGGCGCGGTCGCCGGGTCACTGCATGACGATGGGAACAGCGTCCACGATGACGTCGGTCGCCGAAGTGCTGGGGATGACGTTGCCGGGAGCGGCCACCATCCCGGCAGTCGACTCGGCCCACACACGGATGGCGGCGGCAAGTGGTGCCCGGATCGTGGGGATGGTGTGGGAAGACCTGACACCGGGCACGTTGCTGACGGCCGAAGCCTTCGCGGACGCGGTCGTGACAGTCCTGGGGCTCGGCGGATCGACGAACGCCGTGATCCACCTGATCGCGATGGCACGACGAGCGGGAGTCCCACTGTCGCTTCCGGACTTCGACCGCGCGGTGCCAGTGCTGGCCGACATCCAGCCAAGCGGTCGCTTCCTCATGGAAGACTTCTACTACGCGGGCGGGTTACGCGCGCTGCTGGCGTTGCTGCGACCGTGGCTGCACACGTCACGCCTGACCGCCGACGGCCGGACGCTCGGCGAATGTCTTGCGGGTGCTGAAGTCCACGATCCTGAGGTGATCCGCCCGTTGGACAACCCCTTGGCGTCCGGAGGCGGATTGGCTGTGCTGCACGGCAACCTGGCGCCGTCCGGTGCGGTGATCAAACCCATCGCCGCGGACCCATCCTTGATGCGCCACACCGGTCCCGCCGTTGTCTTCGATTCGTACGCCCAGATGCAGCGAGACATCGACACAGTGCCGGTGACACCGTCGTCCGTGCTCGTGTTGCGCGGCGCCGGGCCGGTCGGCGGGCCCGGGATGCCGGAACACGGCATGCTGCCCATCCCCCAAAGCCTTCTGCGTCAAGGCGTTCGGGACATGGTCCGGATTTCCGACGCCAGGATGAGTGGGACGAGTTTCGGTACGTGCGTGCTGCACGTGGCTCCGGAATCTCACATCGGCGGTCCTCTGGCACTGGTTGCGGACGGCGATCCGATCACGCTCGATGTGGACGCGCGCACACTGAGCCTCGATGTCACGGACGCGGAACTTTCCCGGCGGCGGGCGGCATGGGTGCGGCCGGATAGTGTCTTTCCGCGTGGTTACGCCGCTTTGCACGCCCAGCACATCACCCAGGCCGACCAGGGATGTGACTTCGACTTCCTTTCCGGTGCGGGCAGCGTTCCCGAGCCGGATGCCACTTGA